A portion of the Glycine max cultivar Williams 82 chromosome 10, Glycine_max_v4.0, whole genome shotgun sequence genome contains these proteins:
- the LOC102667125 gene encoding uncharacterized protein, protein MVAHIPDPRVDPSQYRDLVHYWCSEKGQKIRNINKRSCSKYEDLHCMGTNYLPRRIHEMDELKKKMVEAESSQNFQSTQDSTNWTNDIYLKVKGPEKRGRVHCLGKLPHQASSSQSSYANNRIQKLENLLGNLVAVLKVRFAENPQINQVLEAIDQEVPTNGSTSKDHQTTNNLN, encoded by the exons ATGGTTGCTCACATCCCAGATCCAAGGGTTGATCCTTCTCAATATCGTGATTTAGTACATTATTGGTGTTCTGAGAAAGGACAG aaaataagaaacatCAACAAAAGGAGCTGCTCAAAATATGAGGACTTGCATTGCATGGGAACCAATTATCTTCCAAGACGGATTCATGAGatg GatgaactaaaaaagaaaatggttgaAGCAGAGAGTTCGCAAAATTTTCAAAGCACCCAAGATTCTACTAATTGgacaaatgatatatatttaaaagtcaAAGGACCTGAAAAAAGAGGACGTGTGCATTGTCTTGGCAAGCTTCCACATCAAGCAAGTTCATCTCAAAGCTCTTATGCAAACAATAGAATTCAAAAGTTGGAGAATTTGCTTGGAAACCTTGTAGCTGTGCTTAAAGTACGATTTGCAGAAAATCCACAAATTAATCAAGTCTTAGAAGCTATAGATCAAGAG GTACCTACAAATGGTTCTACCAGTAAAGATCATCAAACTACAAACAATCTTAACTAG